One part of the Bdellovibrio bacteriovorus genome encodes these proteins:
- the ftsZ gene encoding cell division protein FtsZ, translating to MFELEENINIGANIKVVGVGGGGSNAVATMIESGMNGVEFIVANTDIQALNASKSPNKIQLGLDLTKGLGAGANPDVGRRAAIESYNEIVEKLEGADMVFVTAGMGGGTGTGGAPIVAKIARELGALTIGVVTKPFLFEGKKRGKHAEGGLADLKENVDTLIVIPNQKLLSIAAERTPLLETFKKADEVLLQAVKGISDLINIRGLINLDFADIRTVMSSKGIAIMGTGAAKGDNRAVEAATAAISSPLLENVKIDGATGIIINVTGGSDLSLYEVNEASTLITEAAHEDAEIIFGAVIDESMGDEVRVTVIATGFDSHDVKLVNDMAQVNQMQNFLNQNAAHFGGMNMQMPQMPQQMAQMPQMPQMPQMPQFPQMPVMPTMPQMPVMPQMPAVELPPITAVQSQVQSFTHQPQQTEAAPQVTETVVVPPVAAVTPQVAQQAAQNMMPQMPVQAQQAPVQQEVATPIQPQVESSLSPRDMLLAKARAFKESQDLKSKHANPEQLSMNVDHEQQSLEEARRMAREVLSSPFSSQNLEVPAFIRKKQGFDLNKE from the coding sequence ATGTTTGAGTTGGAAGAAAATATCAATATCGGTGCAAATATTAAAGTAGTGGGCGTCGGCGGTGGCGGTAGCAACGCGGTTGCCACCATGATCGAATCCGGCATGAACGGTGTTGAGTTCATCGTTGCCAATACAGACATCCAGGCCCTGAACGCCAGCAAGTCTCCGAATAAGATCCAGTTGGGTCTGGACCTTACAAAAGGTCTTGGCGCGGGTGCAAATCCGGATGTGGGTCGCAGAGCTGCGATCGAATCCTACAATGAAATCGTTGAAAAATTGGAAGGCGCGGACATGGTGTTCGTCACTGCGGGTATGGGTGGCGGAACTGGTACGGGTGGCGCTCCGATCGTCGCGAAGATTGCGCGTGAACTTGGCGCTTTGACTATCGGTGTGGTTACCAAGCCTTTCCTGTTCGAGGGTAAAAAACGCGGCAAGCACGCTGAAGGCGGCCTGGCTGATCTGAAAGAAAACGTGGACACCCTGATCGTGATCCCGAATCAGAAACTTCTTTCCATTGCTGCGGAAAGAACTCCGCTTCTGGAAACCTTCAAAAAAGCGGACGAGGTTCTTCTTCAGGCTGTTAAAGGTATCTCTGATCTGATCAACATCCGCGGTCTTATCAATCTGGACTTCGCCGATATCCGCACTGTTATGTCCTCCAAAGGCATCGCAATCATGGGTACTGGCGCAGCCAAAGGTGACAACCGTGCGGTTGAAGCGGCGACTGCTGCGATCTCTTCTCCACTTCTTGAAAACGTCAAGATCGATGGCGCGACTGGCATCATCATCAACGTAACGGGTGGTTCTGACCTGTCTCTGTACGAAGTGAACGAAGCTTCCACTCTGATCACTGAAGCGGCTCATGAAGATGCAGAAATCATCTTCGGTGCGGTTATCGATGAAAGCATGGGTGATGAAGTTCGCGTGACTGTGATCGCGACTGGTTTCGATTCTCACGATGTGAAACTTGTGAACGACATGGCTCAGGTAAATCAAATGCAGAACTTCCTGAACCAGAACGCAGCTCACTTCGGTGGCATGAACATGCAGATGCCGCAAATGCCGCAGCAGATGGCTCAAATGCCACAGATGCCGCAGATGCCACAAATGCCTCAGTTCCCGCAAATGCCGGTGATGCCGACAATGCCACAAATGCCTGTTATGCCTCAGATGCCAGCGGTTGAACTTCCGCCGATCACTGCGGTTCAGTCTCAGGTTCAGTCTTTTACGCATCAACCACAGCAGACAGAGGCAGCTCCTCAGGTTACTGAGACTGTGGTTGTTCCCCCTGTAGCTGCCGTGACTCCGCAGGTGGCGCAGCAGGCAGCACAAAACATGATGCCACAAATGCCGGTTCAGGCTCAGCAAGCTCCTGTTCAACAGGAAGTTGCCACTCCGATCCAGCCACAAGTGGAATCATCTTTGTCTCCGCGTGATATGCTGCTGGCTAAAGCCCGCGCTTTCAAAGAAAGCCAGGACTTGAAATCCAAGCACGCGAATCCGGAACAACTGTCCATGAACGTGGATCACGAACAGCAGTCTTTGGAAGAAGCGCGCCGCATGGCTCGCGAAGTCCTGAGCTCTCCGTTCTCCAGCCAGAATCTTGAAGTTCCTGCATTCATCCGCAAGAAACAGGGATTCGATCTGAATAAAGAATAG
- a CDS encoding NAD(P)-dependent oxidoreductase has translation MNVALIGASGFIGTDILEELLGRGHKVTAIVRNPEKIKSRENLLVKKADVTDTEKLAEILKGQDAVVSAYNPGTDMSVTGAKSYAAATKKAGIKRLLIVGGAGSLEISPGVQLVDTPQFPAEWKDGARATREVLNFIRTQNDLDWTFFSPAMMIEPGPRTGKFRLGKDTPVFDAKNESRISTADYAVAMVDELEKPQYLKQRFTVGY, from the coding sequence ATGAATGTAGCACTGATCGGAGCTTCCGGATTTATCGGAACCGACATTTTGGAAGAACTGCTAGGCCGCGGACACAAAGTCACCGCCATTGTCAGAAATCCGGAAAAAATCAAATCCCGCGAAAACCTGCTGGTGAAAAAAGCCGATGTCACTGACACGGAAAAACTGGCTGAAATCCTGAAGGGTCAGGACGCTGTTGTGAGTGCCTATAATCCAGGAACTGACATGAGTGTGACTGGCGCGAAATCCTATGCGGCGGCAACAAAAAAAGCCGGTATCAAACGTCTGCTGATCGTGGGCGGAGCGGGATCTTTGGAAATTTCTCCGGGGGTTCAGTTGGTGGACACACCTCAGTTCCCGGCGGAATGGAAAGACGGCGCCCGTGCAACGCGCGAAGTACTGAACTTCATCCGCACCCAAAATGATCTGGATTGGACCTTCTTCAGCCCGGCCATGATGATCGAACCAGGGCCTCGCACGGGAAAATTCCGTCTGGGCAAAGACACTCCGGTCTTTGATGCAAAAAATGAAAGCCGCATTTCGACGGCAGACTATGCGGTGGCGATGGTCGATGAACTGGAAAAGCCCCAGTACCTTAAACAACGCTTCACCGTCGGTTACTAG
- a CDS encoding class I SAM-dependent methyltransferase → MDFKPTQRFSDRVDNYVKFRPSYPSELLKFFTDQLGLTAASVVVDVGSGTGISTEIFLKNGNIVYGVEPNAKMRAAAEKNLVGYPDFHSVNGSSENTGLPANSVDFVIAAQAFHWFEPVATQKEFKRILKSPGTAALIWNDRRMTGTGFNVDYEALIAKYGSDYKQVRHNNIDHSQIESFLGAYNEHVIFNYQDLDFDGLLGRLLSSSYMPQADSEVYPAMKVELQALFDKYQKNGMVRIEYDTRIFHARMK, encoded by the coding sequence ATGGATTTCAAACCGACTCAACGATTTAGTGACCGGGTTGATAACTACGTCAAGTTTCGACCCTCGTATCCTTCTGAACTTCTTAAGTTTTTCACCGACCAATTGGGGCTGACCGCAGCAAGTGTGGTTGTCGATGTGGGTTCGGGAACAGGGATTTCCACCGAAATCTTTCTAAAGAACGGCAACATCGTGTATGGGGTTGAGCCCAATGCCAAAATGCGGGCTGCTGCTGAAAAGAACCTGGTGGGTTATCCTGATTTTCACAGTGTGAATGGTTCATCTGAAAACACCGGGCTGCCTGCCAACAGCGTGGATTTCGTAATTGCCGCTCAGGCCTTTCACTGGTTTGAACCGGTGGCGACTCAGAAAGAATTCAAACGCATTTTGAAATCGCCGGGAACGGCGGCGTTGATCTGGAATGACCGCCGGATGACGGGCACGGGATTTAATGTGGACTATGAAGCGCTGATTGCGAAGTACGGTTCCGACTACAAGCAGGTTCGACATAACAATATCGATCATTCCCAGATTGAAAGTTTTCTGGGGGCCTACAACGAACATGTGATTTTCAATTATCAGGATCTGGATTTTGATGGCTTGTTAGGGCGTCTGTTGTCTTCGTCATACATGCCTCAGGCGGACAGTGAAGTGTATCCGGCCATGAAAGTCGAGCTGCAAGCGCTGTTCGACAAGTATCAGAAAAATGGAATGGTGCGGATTGAATACGACACGCGTATTTTCCACGCACGAATGAAATAA
- a CDS encoding cell division protein FtsQ/DivIB: MKKLVLKLIFGFIVLPAALAGTLFYLNENGFFNIRTVEVVLENPPAGQEQFLRPHVDRLEASLARYKGVSLWNIKLKKVSREVDALNWVEGLNIKRSWPTTLSVRVRPHEVKLLFMAKGGKLVPIIKDGTFLDPVESKQAPDVVLLDGEGFVKKTELRKKAVDVVEQIPAEGSFSRKTISEIRYDNKEGFWMTMIKTGIQVKMGEDQVSLKSARVSQVVDYLESRQFDARVIDANLSKKVLVRLRKDP, translated from the coding sequence GTGAAGAAGCTCGTTTTGAAACTTATTTTTGGATTCATTGTTCTGCCTGCAGCACTTGCGGGAACGCTTTTTTATCTGAATGAAAACGGCTTTTTCAACATTCGTACAGTCGAGGTGGTGCTTGAAAATCCACCCGCGGGGCAGGAGCAGTTTTTGCGCCCGCACGTTGATCGACTGGAAGCAAGTCTGGCCCGTTACAAGGGCGTTTCTCTTTGGAATATCAAACTTAAAAAAGTGTCTCGTGAAGTGGATGCCCTGAACTGGGTGGAAGGTTTGAACATCAAAAGAAGCTGGCCGACGACGTTGTCTGTGCGCGTGCGCCCGCATGAAGTGAAACTTCTGTTCATGGCCAAGGGTGGAAAACTTGTTCCGATCATTAAAGACGGGACTTTCCTGGATCCGGTTGAAAGCAAGCAGGCTCCCGATGTTGTGTTGCTTGACGGAGAAGGTTTTGTGAAAAAAACAGAACTTCGCAAGAAGGCTGTTGATGTGGTTGAGCAAATTCCTGCTGAAGGATCGTTCAGCAGAAAAACAATTTCTGAAATTCGTTACGACAATAAAGAAGGCTTCTGGATGACCATGATCAAAACGGGAATCCAGGTGAAGATGGGTGAAGACCAAGTGTCTTTGAAGTCTGCACGAGTCAGCCAAGTCGTCGATTATCTCGAATCCCGCCAGTTTGACGCGCGCGTCATAGACGCGAATCTGTCAAAGAAAGTCCTTGTCAGGTTGCGTAAGGATCCCTAA
- a CDS encoding nuclear transport factor 2 family protein, whose product MAKKTTVEENKKIVTDFYNMVFRDHKVQEAADKYFGSKYIQHNPLVPDGVKPFTGYFIPHFKANPEARSEIKRVIAEGDLVVLHVLSKQNKDDRGRAIVDIFRVEDGKIVEHWDVIQAIPEKAANTNTMF is encoded by the coding sequence ATGGCGAAGAAAACCACCGTGGAAGAAAACAAAAAGATTGTCACGGATTTCTATAACATGGTCTTCCGGGATCACAAAGTGCAGGAAGCCGCCGACAAGTACTTTGGCTCAAAGTACATTCAGCACAATCCCCTGGTGCCGGATGGGGTGAAACCGTTCACCGGGTATTTCATTCCGCACTTCAAAGCCAATCCCGAAGCGCGCAGTGAAATCAAGCGTGTGATTGCGGAAGGCGACCTGGTGGTTTTGCATGTTTTGTCCAAACAGAACAAAGACGATCGCGGTCGTGCGATCGTGGATATCTTTCGCGTGGAAGACGGCAAAATCGTTGAACACTGGGATGTGATTCAGGCGATTCCGGAAAAGGCCGCCAATACAAACACCATGTTTTAG
- the hmgA gene encoding homogentisate 1,2-dioxygenase produces METKYLSGFGNHFSTEARPNSLPQDQNSPQKAPAGLYPEQLSGTAFTAPRHSNMFSWLYRIRPSVMHKPFAPLKDLTSKTFFKPQHINPNQMRWNPLAETSAKQDFVEGIRTVCGTGSVHEQRGLNAHLYSFNKSMDTRYFMNADGDFLLVPQKGSLHVKTEMGFMEVEPGEIALVPRGMKFQVNPLKDGTTCTGYIGENFGAAFRLPDLGPIGANGLAHRRHFLTPVAAFEDKEGKFELVGKFAGELWSAEIGHSPLDVVAWHGNFVPFKYDLRKFNTINTVSYDHPDPSIFTVLTSPSEVPGTANVDFAIFPPRWMVGEHTFRPPYFHRNCMSEYMGLIYGEYDAKTAGGFVPGGGSLHNFYSAHGPDVDAFEKASNADLKPHKIEATMAFMFESRSPYMVTDFAMGKDFLQSDYQNCWQGFKKYFK; encoded by the coding sequence ATGGAAACAAAATACTTATCAGGTTTCGGAAATCATTTTTCCACAGAAGCTCGCCCGAACTCTTTGCCTCAGGACCAGAACTCTCCACAAAAGGCCCCGGCGGGTCTTTATCCTGAACAGCTCAGCGGCACGGCCTTCACAGCCCCTCGTCATTCCAATATGTTTTCCTGGCTGTATCGCATCCGCCCGTCCGTGATGCACAAGCCTTTCGCCCCGCTGAAGGATCTGACTTCCAAAACCTTCTTCAAACCTCAGCACATCAATCCCAACCAAATGCGCTGGAATCCGCTGGCTGAAACTTCCGCGAAGCAGGATTTCGTTGAAGGCATCCGCACCGTGTGTGGCACAGGCTCTGTGCACGAACAGCGTGGTTTGAATGCGCATCTTTATTCGTTCAACAAGTCCATGGACACACGCTACTTCATGAACGCCGATGGGGATTTCCTGCTGGTTCCGCAAAAAGGCTCTTTGCATGTAAAAACCGAAATGGGCTTTATGGAAGTGGAACCCGGCGAAATCGCTCTGGTTCCCCGCGGGATGAAGTTCCAGGTGAATCCACTGAAAGACGGCACCACTTGCACTGGGTATATCGGTGAAAACTTTGGTGCGGCTTTCAGACTGCCGGACCTGGGCCCGATTGGCGCCAACGGTTTGGCTCACCGTCGTCACTTCCTGACTCCGGTGGCGGCGTTTGAAGACAAAGAAGGAAAGTTTGAACTGGTGGGTAAATTTGCCGGTGAACTGTGGAGCGCTGAAATCGGCCACTCGCCACTGGATGTGGTGGCATGGCACGGAAACTTTGTTCCGTTCAAATATGACCTGCGCAAATTCAACACCATCAACACCGTCAGCTATGATCATCCAGATCCATCCATCTTCACCGTACTGACCTCACCAAGTGAAGTGCCTGGCACGGCGAACGTGGACTTTGCGATCTTCCCGCCACGCTGGATGGTGGGTGAACACACCTTCCGCCCACCGTACTTCCACCGCAATTGCATGAGCGAATACATGGGTTTGATCTATGGCGAATACGACGCAAAAACCGCGGGGGGCTTTGTTCCTGGCGGCGGCAGTCTGCACAATTTCTATTCCGCGCATGGACCGGACGTGGATGCATTTGAAAAAGCCAGCAACGCGGATTTAAAACCGCACAAGATCGAAGCCACCATGGCCTTCATGTTTGAATCCCGCTCCCCGTATATGGTGACGGACTTCGCGATGGGGAAAGATTTCCTGCAAAGCGATTATCAAAACTGCTGGCAAGGTTTCAAAAAGTACTTCAAATAA
- a CDS encoding Rrf2 family transcriptional regulator, translating into MAANSRFAVATHIMTLVAHDAPKGELLKSDIVAGSVNTNPVVVRRLMAELSKAGLLTCHQGKGGGVELARPAEKITLRDIYQAVGESDVFAFNPNRPNTRCPVSTSMAKLLTPVFSEVNDCVADQLKQTKLSDLVHKVD; encoded by the coding sequence ATGGCAGCTAATAGCAGATTCGCGGTTGCGACTCATATTATGACCCTGGTAGCTCACGATGCCCCTAAGGGGGAGCTTCTGAAGAGCGATATTGTGGCGGGAAGCGTCAACACCAATCCGGTGGTGGTGCGCCGTCTGATGGCCGAGCTTTCCAAAGCGGGTCTGCTGACGTGCCATCAGGGAAAAGGCGGCGGAGTCGAACTGGCCCGGCCGGCAGAGAAGATCACCCTGCGTGACATTTATCAGGCGGTGGGGGAATCCGACGTATTTGCTTTCAACCCGAACCGGCCCAATACAAGATGTCCTGTCAGCACCAGTATGGCGAAGCTGCTGACGCCGGTGTTTTCAGAAGTGAATGACTGTGTGGCAGATCAATTGAAGCAGACGAAGCTTTCGGATCTGGTTCACAAGGTCGACTAG
- a CDS encoding phosphatase domain-containing putative toxin, which translates to MKALPFLLVLFLCPSAWSLQSAFLGSVEGLSIPNSHEVSSDANGARVVRGMEPRNKAQIQELLDSGIEEVLIFKTDTKGEVAKEIAQLQNAGLSASAITHVPFPWKDLHDYKAACRMTIEALKTIEKSVKAGRSIYFHCTVGEDRTGYLAGLWGLWTGEFESAAQAFKSEMCARGYEAGNPRKPYKEVVAKIRETLTPTYLKMARVLEDARARGQNLHGSLCNQEPVIENAAAFRCVSKRN; encoded by the coding sequence ATGAAAGCACTTCCTTTCCTTCTTGTTCTATTCCTTTGCCCATCTGCCTGGTCTTTACAATCGGCTTTTCTGGGCTCGGTTGAGGGGTTAAGCATTCCCAACTCGCATGAAGTTTCCAGCGACGCCAACGGCGCCCGCGTGGTGCGCGGGATGGAGCCCCGAAACAAAGCTCAGATTCAGGAGCTGCTGGATTCCGGCATCGAAGAGGTTCTGATCTTTAAAACCGACACCAAAGGCGAAGTCGCCAAAGAAATCGCCCAACTGCAAAACGCGGGGCTGTCAGCCTCGGCCATCACCCATGTGCCTTTTCCCTGGAAAGACCTGCATGACTACAAGGCCGCCTGTCGCATGACGATTGAGGCTTTAAAGACAATTGAAAAATCTGTGAAAGCCGGAAGAAGCATTTACTTCCACTGCACCGTGGGTGAAGACCGCACGGGTTATCTGGCGGGTCTTTGGGGCCTGTGGACCGGAGAGTTTGAATCCGCAGCGCAAGCGTTCAAGTCCGAGATGTGCGCGCGGGGCTATGAAGCCGGCAATCCACGCAAACCATATAAAGAAGTTGTCGCCAAGATTCGCGAAACACTGACGCCGACTTATCTGAAAATGGCAAGGGTCCTGGAAGATGCCCGCGCACGCGGACAGAACCTGCACGGATCCCTGTGCAATCAGGAACCCGTGATTGAAAACGCAGCGGCTTTCCGCTGCGTCAGCAAAAGAAACTAA
- a CDS encoding PA14 domain-containing protein produces the protein MTKSLFLAVLLVSPFALAKKQNEPNIRARGLLKKITCSYHGSGKTPTGDSIGSVDFADPEKTVCDPLGSGSANNSENGLFAKLYVKSPEMSASVKSVMDYYNKGVKLEQDLYFSDVNVPTRAFTEGFATKNGDVLVDAGGNKLIENFAIEYSSVLKLSDQDREGHYEISLLSDDGARLFVKEGDVWNELVNNDGVHPTRLGCPYRTVEMKKDTELPIRILYYQGPRYHIANVMMWKHHKKAQSWKKPSSHSLCGIQSNNFFYNPNNGKKQAAVKFLEATGWDVVAPANFHMPALKPNPCVEPDFALSDFKIASVAAPNAEITWSTNFPSSSQIYIVNVFTGEEMYTAVDSEMVTSHKAVLSGLIHGLQYQVQAISVDAKGKEVRSPAMMLLP, from the coding sequence ATGACGAAATCACTATTCCTTGCCGTGCTTTTGGTGTCCCCTTTTGCACTGGCAAAAAAACAAAATGAACCCAATATCCGCGCCCGTGGCCTGCTGAAGAAGATCACGTGCAGCTATCATGGCAGCGGAAAAACCCCGACTGGCGACAGCATCGGATCGGTGGATTTTGCCGATCCGGAAAAAACCGTGTGTGATCCTCTGGGCAGCGGTTCGGCCAACAACAGCGAAAACGGACTGTTTGCGAAACTGTATGTGAAAAGCCCCGAGATGTCCGCATCAGTCAAGAGCGTGATGGACTATTACAACAAGGGTGTGAAGCTTGAGCAGGATCTTTATTTCTCGGACGTGAACGTGCCCACCCGTGCTTTCACCGAAGGTTTTGCCACTAAAAACGGAGATGTGTTGGTGGATGCCGGTGGCAACAAGCTGATAGAAAACTTTGCCATTGAATACTCGTCAGTTCTGAAGCTGTCTGATCAGGACCGCGAAGGCCACTACGAGATTTCCCTGCTGTCGGATGATGGTGCCCGCCTGTTCGTAAAAGAAGGCGACGTGTGGAATGAACTGGTGAACAACGACGGTGTGCACCCGACCCGCCTGGGCTGTCCTTATCGCACGGTGGAAATGAAAAAAGACACCGAACTGCCAATCCGTATTCTGTACTATCAGGGGCCGCGCTATCACATCGCCAACGTGATGATGTGGAAGCACCACAAAAAGGCCCAAAGCTGGAAGAAGCCTTCTTCCCACTCCCTGTGTGGTATCCAGAGCAACAACTTCTTCTATAATCCCAACAACGGAAAAAAACAGGCCGCCGTGAAGTTCCTGGAAGCCACCGGCTGGGACGTGGTGGCACCAGCCAACTTCCACATGCCCGCTTTAAAGCCGAACCCTTGTGTGGAGCCTGACTTTGCTCTGAGTGATTTCAAAATCGCCTCGGTGGCGGCACCGAATGCAGAAATTACCTGGTCCACAAATTTCCCGTCCTCAAGCCAGATCTATATCGTGAATGTGTTTACGGGTGAGGAAATGTACACGGCCGTGGATTCTGAAATGGTCACAAGCCACAAGGCCGTCTTAAGCGGTCTGATCCATGGTTTGCAGTATCAGGTTCAGGCCATCAGTGTGGATGCCAAGGGCAAAGAAGTCCGCAGCCCTGCGATGATGCTGCTGCCATAA
- the ftsA gene encoding cell division protein FtsA, giving the protein MSTSKPKAPVLAGLDIGSTKVSFVIGTVNPEGKIEVAGVGTAPNTGIRQGVVVNIEATTDSIRKAKEEAELMSGYTVSEVWVGVAGSHISSFDSKGMVAIKNREVTASEIDRVIEAAKAVAVPTDRSVLHVLPREFKVDGQDGITDPIGMSGIRLEANVHIVTGGQSAINNTVKCVEKAGLKIAGLVLSQLASATAVMSNDEKNLGVCVVDMGGGACNALYFVNGSVAHSSVIPVGGQHFTHDVAVGLRTPQFAAEELKKKHGCAMASMVNENETVEVEGVGGRKSRVIPRKDLADVIEARAEETLNLIANDIRMSGLMPMLGGGIVLTGGASNLDGLIEMGEFIFDIPVRRGAPREIGGLTDVVKSGEFSAAVGLLQYALGQRKDLLQAHQQQQEVNIGESLDGITKKIKEFFGQIF; this is encoded by the coding sequence ATGAGTACATCAAAACCCAAAGCTCCGGTATTGGCTGGCTTGGACATTGGTTCTACCAAGGTCTCTTTTGTCATCGGCACAGTTAATCCCGAAGGAAAAATCGAAGTCGCAGGCGTGGGCACCGCTCCCAATACAGGGATCCGTCAGGGTGTCGTAGTCAATATCGAAGCCACGACTGATTCCATCAGAAAAGCCAAAGAAGAAGCAGAATTGATGTCCGGTTACACCGTCTCCGAAGTGTGGGTGGGTGTTGCTGGTTCGCACATTTCTTCCTTTGATTCCAAGGGCATGGTTGCGATCAAGAATCGCGAAGTCACCGCCTCTGAAATTGACCGCGTGATCGAAGCTGCAAAAGCAGTGGCGGTTCCGACGGATCGTTCTGTTCTTCATGTTCTTCCAAGAGAATTCAAAGTCGACGGCCAGGATGGGATCACGGATCCTATCGGCATGTCCGGCATCCGCTTGGAAGCCAATGTGCACATCGTGACCGGCGGTCAGAGTGCCATCAATAATACAGTAAAATGTGTTGAAAAAGCCGGTTTGAAAATCGCAGGCCTGGTTCTTTCCCAGTTGGCATCCGCCACCGCGGTGATGTCCAACGATGAAAAGAATCTGGGTGTGTGCGTGGTTGATATGGGTGGCGGCGCTTGTAACGCCCTTTACTTTGTCAACGGCAGTGTGGCTCACTCCTCTGTAATTCCAGTGGGTGGCCAGCACTTCACTCACGACGTGGCGGTGGGGTTGAGAACTCCGCAGTTCGCGGCGGAAGAGCTGAAAAAGAAGCATGGCTGTGCCATGGCTTCCATGGTGAATGAAAATGAAACTGTTGAGGTCGAAGGTGTCGGCGGCAGAAAATCCCGCGTGATTCCTCGCAAGGACCTTGCGGATGTGATCGAAGCTCGTGCAGAGGAAACTCTGAACCTGATTGCCAATGACATTCGTATGAGCGGCCTGATGCCAATGCTTGGTGGCGGGATCGTTCTTACAGGGGGCGCAAGCAACCTGGATGGTCTGATCGAAATGGGTGAATTTATCTTTGATATTCCGGTTCGCAGAGGGGCTCCTCGTGAAATCGGTGGTCTGACGGATGTGGTGAAGTCTGGAGAATTCTCCGCCGCTGTCGGACTGTTGCAGTATGCACTGGGGCAGAGAAAAGACCTGCTTCAGGCGCATCAACAGCAGCAGGAAGTGAACATTGGTGAATCGCTGGACGGGATCACCAAGAAGATCAAAGAATTTTTTGGACAGATTTTTTAA
- a CDS encoding UDP-2,3-diacylglucosamine diphosphatase, whose amino-acid sequence MEAWFISDIHLKTAEERNGKILLRFLRSLLAGNPQQVHLFMLGDIFDLWVGGHTYFAKKFEPLMQALGDLRKAGARITFIEGNHDVHVEGYFQKRLGIEVFVEAQYYLIDGVRVRCEHGDLINLNDEKYLKYRSIIRNPYIKPLGSILPGKFWDHIGNKASKKSRERSGHYRVSNEGELIAMIRKHTSVAYAEKPFDLIVSGHMHVFDDHTEAINGHSVRSVNLGSWFEERVKVFCLRNGVGEWVYLPSED is encoded by the coding sequence GTGGAAGCCTGGTTCATATCCGACATTCACTTGAAAACCGCTGAAGAGCGCAATGGGAAAATCCTGTTGCGCTTTTTGCGTTCTTTGCTGGCGGGAAATCCGCAGCAGGTTCACCTTTTCATGCTCGGGGACATCTTCGATCTGTGGGTCGGTGGACACACTTATTTTGCCAAAAAGTTCGAACCTCTGATGCAGGCTCTGGGTGATCTTCGCAAAGCGGGGGCCCGTATCACTTTCATCGAGGGCAATCACGACGTGCACGTGGAAGGGTACTTCCAGAAGCGTCTGGGAATCGAAGTTTTTGTCGAGGCTCAGTATTATCTGATCGACGGGGTCCGTGTGCGCTGCGAGCACGGGGACCTGATCAATTTGAATGACGAAAAATATCTCAAATACCGCAGCATCATTCGCAATCCTTACATCAAACCTTTGGGAAGTATTCTGCCGGGCAAGTTCTGGGATCACATTGGAAACAAGGCCAGCAAAAAAAGCCGCGAACGCAGCGGACACTATCGTGTATCCAATGAAGGTGAACTGATTGCGATGATTCGCAAACACACGTCGGTAGCCTATGCGGAAAAGCCGTTTGATCTGATTGTGTCCGGTCACATGCACGTCTTTGATGATCACACGGAAGCCATCAACGGCCACTCGGTGCGCTCGGTGAATCTGGGGTCGTGGTTTGAAGAACGTGTGAAAGTTTTTTGCCTGCGTAATGGTGTGGGCGAATGGGTCTATCTTCCCTCTGAAGACTAA